The nucleotide sequence AACTCAACTGCAGTAAAATCTCATACACCCAAATACCtgtctgcagctgccaccacaacatctatttGTGTGATTTACGTTCCATTCCTgaggtacagttgataaccatggcTATGCCTCACTCTCTATTGGCCACAGCCTGCTCACAGGGATCATCTTAGGATCTTTAGCCCTGTACCCATCTTCCTCTTCTACTCTCTTCACTGTCTGGGCATACAAAACTTTCTGTACTACTCTGATCCAAGCAACTTCAGCCTGCCTTTCTCTCACTGGAAACTTCTGATCCTCAGCACCATGGGTACCCCCACAGTTAACACACAACTGTTTTCACCGATACTGCatattcctttgtctcatgcccccCTGCACACTTCTCACGGTCGCCTGTCTTCCGTAGGCCTAAATAAGCGCTATAACATGGAAATATGGCAGCCCTACATGGACCTCTAATCCTAAAAAGGTGTGTAGTCATTTAGCCTTTTGTTTTTTCATAAATACCATCTCACCGATGTGAAAGTTATTCCAAATATTTCCAAAACAGTATCTCTTCGTGCGAGGTATAGGCCTATTTGCGTTTAGACAGAGCATTTGGGAATTGTCACGGCATTTCTCTCAGAAGGCTAAAGGGTACGTCCAATGGCTCATGCAATGCAATAGAATACATGTTACATGCGGTATATTCATTCATTACGCCAAttttgttgcaaaacgttttgcaacagaaaccaTTTAGCCTACGCCAAACGGTAAACGTTTtgcaagagtttctattggacaaattcaggtaggtcccgtCACCGTTTCCTCTGAGTGCATCAGTGTGGTTCTTAAACCATAAACGGTTTCCGTAGCAACTAAACTCGGAATGGAAGTCGGTCTTTTTAGTTGCTTTAAACCAATAGGTCCCATCATTTCAAGACGTCGTTGTTAAATACAGCCTATACGACTGTATACCGATACTGTCTTGTTTATGCGATAGGCTAATACATTCTGTATAATACTTATAATTAGTAGTTGCACAGCGAAATGTAACCTTACATGGTTAAATTAATTAGGCATACCTGTGTCATTTGCATCCGTGACGTTGTAGGTTTCACCGGTGGGGGGCGCCTGATTTGAATTTAGTCTCAAGTGAGATGCATAAAACAGGTAAGATGAGAGTCGACGCCACTTCTGCTTCGTTTGTCATCAGCTTTGAGGTGAGTAGCGGACCTGTTtgtggtaatatatatatatatatatatatataacctgtaTGCCTAGTTCTTGTTGAGCATATGTTCATGTTTGGCCATGCAGCCTATTTTTATttgttatacctttatttaactaggcaagtcaggtaaagaacaaattcttattttcaatgactgcctaggaacagtcaGGTGAGTGAAATCAAATGTCCTTTTTTGGGGGACTGTAGCATTGGGTTTCTATTTTATAGTGGTTCTCTTTTGGTAATTGCACAATTTGCCATCTGTTTTATAATTGGCTTAAACTAGGCCTACAAAAAGTTTCAGCAAATGTGCTTTGGGCCTATACTGACTGGAATAACAACTAtacagtgtacaaaatattaggtaGACCTTCCCCTTTTGTCCTAAGAATAGCCTCAATTCGTTGAGGGCGACGTACTCTACAAGGTAAAAAGCGTtccgcagggatgctggcccatgttgatgccGACACTTCCCACAGTTCtgtaaagttggctggatgtccttttgggtggtgaaccattcttaaTAAAAACGGGGAAACTATTGCGCAGCGTTGCATTTCTTGACATACTccaactggtgcgcctggcacctgtTAATTTGAACAGAAGTCTTCTGTCGTGCCCTTTCACCCTCAATAGCACACATTCTCAAGACTTAAAATCCTTATTTTAACTTGTCTCTACCCCTTCAActacactgaagtggatttaacaagtgacatcaataagggataatggcgttcacctggtcagtgtcattgaaagagcaggtgttccttatGTTTTGTTCACTCGGTGTACTTTCAGTCCAATTGCCTCAACAGCCCGTGGTGTTTTAACGAGGGTGTTTTCACAGAGCTGATCACATTTGTAAGGTACAGAACCACACAATCTAAACTTATCAAATAATGCTTGATTCAGGGGTGTTGTGTGCTTTAGATGCATCAAACATTAGGCCTACCCCTTCAGAGCTTGAATTACTAGGATAGCTGCACACATCACGTAAGAATGGGCTACATTTGTGTCTCTGGGGATGACAATTTTATAGCTTGTGAAACCATCTATAACCTTACTGAGACAACCAATCCTTTTTGAATGTTTATCATGGACCCCCTGAGAACAGCAAGGTATGACTGTTTCCTCTGTAGGCTCACCAGGACAACCAATAGCAATGTCTCATTCTCCTTTGGATCAATATTTTTCAATCCTAGTTGCTGCTGGAGTTGATGTCTTATTTAAAGATCTTAATTCATGGGTTGCTAGTTATCGGATGCCTGTCTAGATCATAATTGAGAATTGACTTGTTTTCAAAGACTACATTTGAAAGGGGGATAGAATTTAACCCACATGATCATTTTGAACTGGATTAAATGCTAAAAACTGGCCCCAGTGGCTGTTGCATACAGTTTACAATATTCTACACTGACAAATGTTTCATGTAAAAATAAACAGGAACCAGTAAGGAGTTCACTTCATGCAAATTGACTTTTACTGTAAAATCTAATTGTCCATACAGTTTATACACTGTCATGGATTGACCTGTCCCTCACGTTTCTTTTAGGTATTCACAGCAGTGTAAAATGGGTTCCAAACTCGAGAGTGCAATGGAGGGGCTAATTCAAGTGTTCCACTCATATTCCTCAAAAGAAGGGGACAAGTACAAGCTGAGCAAAGTTGAGCTGAAGAATCTATTGCAGGGTGAACTGAGTGAATTCCTGGCGGTGAGTTTGATTCCTAATGCTGTCCAGGCGAGGGATATGTGGGTTCAATTACATTTTAAGTAGACATAAACAAAATGTAAAACTGCCCCAAAGCAAGTCATGCATGCAAGAATTGGAGAAGTCTTGATTTATTGAACAGTTGTGGGACCATCACCTTCACAACATATTGTATTAGAATCATTTAAATAATACAATGGCCTTGCCTAGAAATGACACATCACCTAGACATTTCATAGATCTGAAATGATTTGATGGTAAAACAATGGCATGAGATGGATTTTTCCATCTGATTGGCTTTGTGCAATTTCCTGCGCATTGCTTATTCCAGTTCTTATCTACAACTGTTCTAAGAGTCATGTGGCTGCTTCTGGTCTTGGCCTACCTTTCAATGCATTAACTGTTTCTACTCCTCTCTCAGGCATGCAAGGACCCTATGGTTGTAGATAAGATCATGAGTGATCTGGATGAAGACAAAGATGGCGAAGTGGACTTTAAGGAGTTTGTCGTCTTGGTTGTTGTGCTGACAGTGGCCTGTAACGAGTTCTTTGTAGAGGGCCTGAATGAATGAGTTGGGGGGGGGCGGTCTGTGACCAAATTTCTACTCATTATTCCTTGTTAATAAAACAAACGTATGCTGTCATTTGATTGAAATGACTCTCTCCTTGACAAAAAGGCAAATGTTTGAATATTCTTGTCACATAATGGTCATTTCTAACAAAGGCTCTTTTCACTGTTGTAAAATGATTGCTTCTGGAGAGAATCCTGCAATGGACTGTGCAGTTTCAGTGTACTATTGCACTAGTAGTTAACATTCTGCTCAGATCAATGAAGGTGATCATTGCTCTTTCTAAATGTTACTCAGCTCATTTGACTTGAATGCGTGTTACTGGTACATGTCTTTTACATGAACTCTGGGCAGTATGAATCAATTGTCtcggagtaggagtgctgatttaggatcagttttgcttTTTTGATCtgtgaataagattacatggacggtAGGGACTTGATCATAAAAAAGCACTTATACTGAGATTCTTCATATGGCCCCTGGTCTGCCACCTATGCTTAAACATGGCAAACCGCACCCAACATTTTAGGGAAGGCTTTGTACTGAAATGCACAACACTTTTAGCCAAACATGGTTCTAAACTAACTTCCAAAGTGACTTCCCCTCAGGTGTGCACTGCAAAGCTccagagaggaaggggggaaaaaaaacaatttccCACACAGACTGGCTGCATCCTAAGTTTCCCCAATCTTAATGAAATGCAAAGCTTGATTTAAATCCATGTAAAAGATTGCTTTAGAGCCTGTTTGCGGCAACAGAACACTGCAGTCTCTGACAACTTAATACTGGAGTCTGGATGCTTCAGCCATTTGCGTTGAACACTTCCTGTAACTTAAAATATGAGCGTGCACTGAGCAACATGTCAGGGTTTCATGTATGACTGCTGCTGTGAGAAATTTGCCACCTTAAACTATTTCAAGCAGCCTTCAAAACTAGTAAGACTACTAGAAACAGGCTTTGGAAAATTAACTAAGGATTCATCAGGTGAAATCTAAATACTAGTCTTCATTCATTTACACAATTAGCCAGAAAAGGGGTACATTCTCTCAAGCTATTTTGTCCAGACAATATGGAAAAGCAATTGCATTACATGTATGGTTGCGTGCCCTTCTTTCCACACTCTGAAATATTAGTCATTAGGCTCTGGCCATGTCTGAATACCCATACATTTAAAATCCATTATACTTTAAATGTGCAGATGTCATACTTATTTCAGCTTTGACAACCAGATATGGGGATATGCTATCAAAATTAACAAAAACACGAAATGATGCATTCTCAGTATAGAAAAAACATTTTTATAGTATGTAATTTTCAAAAATCAGGTATTGCTTAAATGTTACTGATTTCAGTTCATCTAGAATTCGATGCACATTTTTCCACAGTACATAGGAAGAGGTGGGCTGCGAGTGATTGGCTACTTGGAGAACTAGGACCAAAATTAGGCAACTTAATTGGAAAGATGCCAAATAGCAAAGCTTCTGCGGTGGTGTTCAAATGTACTGTAGGCCAAGTAGTTTTTGTTTTCTTTAAAATGATGCGTGTTGCTGCATCAGGCTACATCTTTTGAAAACATTTATTGACGCAAAGTGGATTTCTGTTCTCATTAAAGTATTGTTCATCAGAGCTTTTAAAGTAAACCATCTTTAGATGTTTTAATGCGTCAGTAGTGGGGACCCTGGATGTGGCTGCGTTAttgtcatgttaatcaggccttttgatttgaacacatGGATTGTTTTAGGTTTGAAGGCCTTAGCAGTCATTCTGATCTCGTTCCCAGTTATCAGTGCTTTAGTTTTCTGTTGCTGTCCAACAGTTTTGAATCTGCGATGCACCGGCATGTCtacgttttttgttgattttaaCATTTGAAAAATGTTGGTGTGTGTCCTCGGTATTTGATTTAATGTATATATGCACTTGGGTTTCACTAAATATGTTAACGAAACCAAAACCAGAtttaaagtgcctttgaacggagtatggtagtaggtgccagtcataccggtttgtgtcaagaactgcaacactgctgggtttttcacactcatcaGTTTCCcatgtatatcaagaatggttcaccacccaaaggacatcaagaCCACTATTACGTCATGACTATTAAGAGTTTAGAGAAATTAACTGAATTGGAAATGGGCTGGTTAATTAATGCATGTCTTTTGAATTTTGAAAAATCCCCCCGTACTCTGCACCGCCCCACCTACTCAGACAGTCAGGAGCCGCTACTGCGTTGTGGCCGTGGCATACTTTTTACTAAACGGTACGTGCAAAATAGTTTGCGACAATGAGTACATAGTATGCAGTTTAAGTGTGTAGTACGGATATTCGGACACAGATACTCACTTCTAAACTTCCACTCCAAAGTCTTTGAGCACCAATGAGTAAGGGAGTAAACTCTGAACACAACACACGATTTTAGAGATGTCCTTGGTTATGGAAGTGTACACTCGGCCTCCTTGTCCCTTGTCGGCTGCTTCAGTACCAGGTTTCAGGGAGAGAAAGCAGGGTCAAAGAGTGGCACCAGCTGACTCTTTATACCTACACCAACAATCAAGCAATAACAAATAACACCTTTACTGTTAGCACTGCACTCACAAAACAAATACAAGATCTGATAACACACAGTCTCTGTACATTTCCTCACCTTTCTCCTGAAGGTATAGCATCCTGTCCAGCAGCACCAGAGTCTACACCACCGGTAGAATTTGAATTTGGTAGTTAGAGTCTGTTATGAGCGCATAAGTATACAGAGGGAGATTATTTCCATGTGATGTCATTTGAGGTGATAAATGCTGGCAAACCCTTTTGGGTGCCCAGCAAGGGacaatggtgagagagagagagtgaatgtatggaacatactgtagtaggCCTATACATATCTGACCTGCTGCTGTCATATCCCATGGCTAATGTACTGTCATATCCCATGGCTAATGTACTGTCATATCCCATGGCTAATGTACTGTCATATCCCATGGCTAATGTATTGTCATATCCCATGGCTAATGTACTGTCATATCCCATGGCTAATGTACTGTCATGTACTGCCAGAAATTGTGTACACATCATTGCGACATGGAGCTGTGCataaatggcacgacaatgggcctcaggatctcgtcacgatatctctgtgcattcaaattgccattgataaactgcaattgtgtttgttgtccaaaGTTTATGCCGGCTCATACCATAACCcaaccaccaccatggggcactgttcacaacaaaccgctcgcccacacaacgccatacacgccaCCTgctcggtacagttgaaaccgggattcttccatgaagaacacacttctccagcgtgctcgtggccatcgaaggtgagcatttgcacactgaagttggttacgactccaaactgcagtcaggtcaataccctggtgaggatgacgagcacgcggatgagcttccctgagatggtttcagACGATTTGTGCAGAAATTCATGGGCTTATTTTTCGTGGACAGATTTTGGGCGGAGTAAAACCTCTTGCTTCACCTCTTTCTTTCTACTTACAGCTGGTCACTGTCTTGGGTTCTCAGCAGATGTGTATGGAAGACAGCTGGCTCCATGTGAACTACTCCCGACGCTCTGTTTTAACGTTCAGAAACGTTAATAATTATACCTTGCAATATGGTTTTGGAAACATAAAGCCTTCCACTTtcacatcaaaataatttcacaaatgctAAATAAACACTTAATATACAATGTTTTAACCGGTTTTAACACAGTTGCAGGCAGCAGTATTTTTCAGTTACAACACTATTACACACAATTGTTAGGAGACGCTTCGATAgctaattagttaaataaaggttaaaaaaaactcaTTAATTATAACAGGTCGTCTTCTTCAAATTTCAGTCAGTCGTCTTCTTCAAATTTGTATTGGAGGACCGCAACAAACTTAAAGGTGCatacaccgccacctactgtattgGAGTGTGAGGACGGTCACAGACTCCCTATTAATCTATTTCTCTTATCTAGCCCTGTGTTTCCACCTACTGTTCTGGAATGTGAATTCATTACACTTTGACACAAaaagggaaggggacagggaaaAGGGACCAACTAACCTTACATCCGTTAAAAACCTCACAACTTTTTCCACTACTTGGCTCCATCTGAATCCTACACCAGGCTGACATCCTGGGAGGACGAGACACTATCATTCAACACACATTGTAACTCAACTGCAGTAAAATCTCATACACCCAAGTACCtgtctgcagctgccaccacaacatctatttGTGTGATTTACGTTCCATTCCTgaggtacagttgataaccatggcTATGCCTCACTCTCTATTGGCCACAGCCTGCTCACAGGGATCATCTTAGGATCTTTAGCCCTGTACCCATCTTCCTCTTCTACTCTCTTCACTGTCTCGGCATACAAAACTTTCTGTACTACTCTGATCCAAGCAACTTCAGCCTGCCTTTCTCTCACTGGAAACTTCTGATCCTCAGCACCATGGGTACCCCCACAGTTAACACACAACTGTTTTCACCGATACTGCatattcctttgtctcatgcccccCTGCACACTTCTCACGGTCGCCTGTCTTCCGTAGGCCTAAATAAGCGCTATAACATGGAAATATGGCAGCCCTACATGGACCTCTAATCCTAAAAAGGTGTGTAGTCATTTAGCCTTTTGTTTTTTCATAAATACCATCTCACCGATGTGAAAGTTATTCCAAATATTTCCAAAACAGTATCTCTTCGTGCGAGGTATAGGCCTATTTGCGTTTAGACAGAGCATTTGGGAATTGTCACGGCATTTCTCTCAGAAGGCTAAAGGGTACGTCCAATGGCTCATGCAATGCAATAGAATACATGTTACATGCGGTATATTCATTCATTACGCCAAttttgttgcaaaacgttttgcaacagaaaccaTTTAGCCTACGCCAAACGGTAAACGTTTtgcaagagtttctattggacaaattcaggtaggtcccgtCACCGTTTCCTCTGAGTGCATCAGTGTGGTTCTTAAACCATAAACGGTTTCCGTAGCAACTAAACTCGGAATGGAAGTCGGTCTTTTTAGTTGCTTTAAACCAATAGGTCCCATCATTTCAAGACGTCGTTGTTAAATACAGCCTATACGACTGTATACCGATACTGTCTTGTTTATGCGATAGGCTAATA is from Oncorhynchus gorbuscha isolate QuinsamMale2020 ecotype Even-year linkage group LG19, OgorEven_v1.0, whole genome shotgun sequence and encodes:
- the LOC124005044 gene encoding protein S100-A1-like isoform X2: MGSKLESAMEGLIQVFHSYSSKEGDKYKLSKVELKNLLQGELSEFLAACKDPMVVDKIMSDLDEDKDGEVDFKEFVVLVVVLTVACNEFFVEGLNE
- the LOC124005044 gene encoding protein S100-A1-like isoform X1, translated to MFIMDPLRTARYSQQCKMGSKLESAMEGLIQVFHSYSSKEGDKYKLSKVELKNLLQGELSEFLAACKDPMVVDKIMSDLDEDKDGEVDFKEFVVLVVVLTVACNEFFVEGLNE